From a region of the Streptomyces sp. B21-083 genome:
- a CDS encoding RICIN domain-containing protein has product MPHPHPARPPYPPYSGGVPGESDESLAAQLRGRPEGETGPAVALLTARHWQATHEYAVICLATSAPTSSMVTAAAFHQVLERVMRAESAVALRPRFLVAVRDIVKDWSADDRIAEVLPDLTKPAGGRGMRAAKSMTPENRKLAERAFQALPGLAQCLLWHTEVEAESINVPAELLGMDTNMAAASLEQAREQFREGCVRAHREFAPSKECRFYNRLLDVPIRRGGALLPDVQQHLAECHYCRYAAEQLSQVESGLGALLAEAVLGWGARRYLDSRPGRGQSGTRARGQGRHGGSGRGRERAGGRGADRGRPRLLSRLSSPRRPLAGGTRNRRTLFTSVGLASAVVLAVVLGSGLWPKDGSGADPAASSSATGGRAPVPDASPTPPAVSSSPPATAGNPTATRHTRLRNITADLCLDIRGGRATAGAATMLASCSTAWTQMWTYEDDGLLRSVANPELCLDSHADAGVVILGRCAAASAGRGDDVRYDLTVRGELLPRWEEGLAVAPASDDPDTDVVVKVRDGSAAQRWLRDTVTASADSLSIGGPRGKAARVGADSP; this is encoded by the coding sequence GTGCCCCACCCCCACCCCGCTCGTCCGCCTTACCCCCCGTATTCCGGTGGGGTTCCGGGGGAATCGGACGAGAGCCTTGCCGCCCAGCTCAGAGGCAGACCGGAGGGCGAGACCGGCCCGGCCGTCGCCCTGCTGACGGCGCGGCACTGGCAGGCGACCCACGAGTACGCGGTCATCTGCCTCGCCACTTCGGCCCCGACCTCGTCCATGGTCACCGCCGCCGCCTTCCATCAGGTCCTGGAGCGGGTGATGCGCGCCGAGTCGGCCGTCGCACTGCGTCCCCGGTTCCTCGTGGCCGTACGTGACATCGTCAAGGACTGGTCCGCGGACGACCGCATAGCCGAGGTGCTGCCCGATCTGACGAAACCGGCGGGCGGTCGCGGTATGCGCGCCGCGAAGTCCATGACGCCGGAAAACCGAAAGCTCGCGGAGCGAGCGTTCCAGGCCCTTCCCGGGCTCGCCCAGTGTCTGCTGTGGCACACCGAGGTGGAGGCCGAGTCGATAAATGTCCCGGCCGAGCTTCTTGGCATGGACACGAATATGGCGGCGGCGTCGCTGGAACAGGCCCGCGAACAATTCCGCGAGGGCTGTGTACGCGCCCATCGGGAATTCGCGCCGTCAAAGGAGTGCCGGTTCTACAACCGCCTCCTCGACGTCCCCATCCGGCGTGGCGGTGCGCTGCTGCCCGATGTCCAGCAGCATCTGGCGGAGTGCCACTACTGCCGTTACGCCGCCGAGCAGTTGAGCCAGGTCGAGAGCGGCCTCGGCGCGTTGCTCGCCGAGGCGGTGCTCGGCTGGGGGGCCCGGCGCTATCTCGACTCGCGCCCCGGGCGCGGCCAGAGCGGGACGCGGGCGCGGGGCCAAGGCCGGCACGGCGGCAGCGGGAGGGGCCGCGAGAGGGCCGGCGGCCGGGGGGCCGACCGGGGGCGCCCTCGTCTGCTGTCACGGCTGTCCTCCCCGCGTCGTCCGCTCGCCGGCGGGACCCGGAACAGGAGAACCCTGTTCACCAGCGTGGGCCTGGCCTCGGCCGTCGTCCTCGCGGTCGTGCTGGGCAGCGGGCTGTGGCCGAAGGACGGCAGCGGCGCCGACCCGGCCGCCTCCTCCAGCGCGACCGGCGGACGAGCCCCGGTACCCGACGCCTCGCCGACCCCGCCGGCGGTGTCCTCCTCGCCGCCGGCGACGGCCGGCAACCCGACCGCCACCCGGCACACCAGGCTGCGTAACATCACCGCCGACCTGTGCCTGGACATCCGGGGCGGCAGGGCCACGGCCGGCGCTGCCACCATGCTCGCGTCATGCTCGACCGCGTGGACCCAGATGTGGACGTACGAGGACGACGGGCTGTTGCGCAGTGTCGCCAACCCCGAACTGTGCCTGGACTCGCACGCCGACGCCGGTGTCGTCATCCTCGGACGCTGTGCCGCCGCGTCCGCCGGGCGAGGTGACGACGTCCGCTACGACCTCACCGTGCGGGGCGAACTGCTGCCCCGCTGGGAGGAGGGCCTCGCCGTCGCCCCCGCGTCCGACGACCCCGACACGGACGTGGTCGTCAAGGTCCGCGACGGCTCCGCGGCACAACGCTGGCTTAGGGACACGGTGACCGCCAGCGCTGATTCCCTGTCGATAGGGGGGCCGCGGGGGAAGGCGGCACGGGTCGGCGCGGATTCGCCGTAA
- a CDS encoding glycoside hydrolase family 9 protein: protein MKRRRTILLSVTALLAAALTALPAGPAGAEEIEQVKNGTFDTTTAPWWTTSNVTAGLSGGGLCADVPGGTTNRWDAAVGQNDITLVKGQSYRFAFKATGTPAGHVVRAIVGLSVSPYDTYFEVSPQLSVSGDAYTYTFTASADTTQGQVGFQLGGSADPFRFCMDDVSLVGGVPPEVYEPDTGPRVRVNQVAYLPAGPKNATLVTGSTQPLPWQLKKADGKTVAHGSTVPRGMDPSSGQNVHSIDFGSYRKGGTGLTLVADGETSHPFDIGASAYDRLRRDSLKYYYTQRSGIAIRDDLRPGYARPAGHVDVAPNQGDSKVPCQPGVCDYTLDVTGGWYDAGDHGKYVVNGGISTWELLSTYERALHARTGQRDKLGDGTLAIPESGNKVPDVLDEARWELEFLLKMQVPAGQPLAGMAHHKIHDEQWTGLPLLPSDDPQKRELHPPTTEATLNLAATAAQAARLYRPYDRAFAARALAVARKAWTAALAHPDLHADPNDATGGGAYNDTDARDEFYWAAAELYLTTGEKPFERYILNSPVHTSDIFVPLGFDWARTAAAGRLDLATVPNKLPGRDKVRQSVVKGADRYLTTLAAQPYGMPYAPDANVYDWGSNAQVLNNAVVVATAYDISGASKYRDGALQSMDYLLGRNALNMSYVTGYGEVNSHQQHSRWYAHQLDPKLPSPPDGTLAGGPNSSIQDPYAQSKLQGCVGQFCYIDDIQSWSTNEHTINWNAALARMASFVADQG from the coding sequence GTGAAACGACGCAGAACGATCCTGCTCTCGGTGACCGCCCTGCTCGCGGCGGCACTGACCGCGCTGCCCGCCGGTCCGGCCGGCGCCGAAGAGATCGAGCAGGTCAAGAACGGCACCTTCGACACGACCACGGCCCCTTGGTGGACGACCAGCAACGTCACCGCGGGCCTGTCCGGCGGAGGCCTCTGCGCGGACGTCCCCGGCGGCACCACCAACCGCTGGGACGCCGCCGTCGGCCAGAACGACATCACCCTCGTCAAAGGCCAGTCGTACCGGTTCGCCTTCAAGGCGACCGGCACACCCGCCGGACACGTCGTCCGGGCGATCGTCGGCCTGTCGGTGTCCCCGTACGACACCTACTTCGAGGTGAGCCCCCAGCTGAGCGTGTCCGGCGACGCCTACACGTACACCTTCACCGCCTCCGCCGACACCACCCAGGGGCAGGTCGGATTCCAGCTCGGCGGCAGCGCCGACCCCTTCCGGTTCTGTATGGACGACGTGTCGCTGGTGGGCGGGGTACCGCCCGAGGTGTACGAACCGGACACCGGCCCCCGGGTACGGGTCAACCAGGTCGCCTATCTGCCCGCGGGCCCGAAGAACGCCACGCTGGTCACCGGCTCCACGCAGCCGCTGCCCTGGCAGCTGAAGAAGGCCGACGGAAAGACGGTGGCCCACGGCAGTACCGTGCCGCGCGGCATGGACCCCTCCTCCGGGCAGAACGTCCACTCGATCGACTTCGGTTCCTACCGCAAGGGCGGTACCGGCCTCACGCTGGTCGCCGACGGTGAGACGAGCCACCCGTTCGACATCGGCGCGAGCGCCTACGACCGGCTGCGCCGGGACTCGCTGAAGTACTACTACACGCAGCGCAGCGGCATCGCGATCCGCGACGATCTGCGCCCGGGTTACGCGCGCCCCGCCGGCCATGTCGACGTGGCACCCAACCAGGGCGACTCCAAGGTGCCGTGCCAGCCGGGCGTGTGCGACTACACCCTCGACGTCACCGGCGGCTGGTACGACGCGGGCGATCACGGCAAGTACGTCGTCAACGGCGGCATCTCCACCTGGGAACTGCTGAGCACGTACGAGCGCGCGCTGCACGCCCGTACCGGGCAGCGGGACAAGCTCGGTGACGGCACGCTCGCCATCCCGGAGAGCGGCAACAAGGTGCCGGACGTCCTGGACGAGGCCCGCTGGGAGCTGGAGTTCCTGCTGAAGATGCAGGTGCCCGCCGGGCAGCCGCTGGCCGGCATGGCCCACCACAAGATTCACGACGAACAGTGGACCGGGCTGCCGCTGCTGCCGAGCGACGACCCGCAGAAGCGTGAACTGCACCCGCCGACCACCGAGGCGACCCTGAACCTGGCGGCCACGGCGGCCCAGGCGGCCCGGCTGTACCGGCCCTACGACCGCGCGTTCGCCGCACGGGCCCTCGCGGTGGCGCGCAAGGCATGGACGGCGGCCCTGGCCCACCCCGACCTCCACGCCGACCCGAACGACGCGACCGGTGGCGGCGCCTACAACGACACCGACGCGCGGGACGAGTTCTACTGGGCTGCCGCCGAGTTGTATCTCACCACCGGTGAGAAGCCGTTCGAGCGGTACATCCTGAACTCGCCGGTCCACACGTCCGACATCTTCGTCCCCCTCGGCTTCGACTGGGCCAGGACCGCCGCGGCCGGCCGCCTCGACCTGGCGACCGTCCCGAACAAACTCCCCGGCAGGGACAAGGTCCGCCAGTCCGTCGTCAAGGGCGCCGACCGCTATCTGACCACGCTGGCGGCCCAGCCGTACGGCATGCCCTACGCCCCCGACGCCAACGTGTACGACTGGGGCTCCAACGCCCAGGTCCTGAACAACGCCGTCGTCGTCGCCACCGCGTACGACATCAGCGGCGCCTCGAAGTACCGGGACGGCGCGCTCCAGAGCATGGACTACCTCCTGGGCCGAAACGCGCTGAACATGTCGTACGTGACGGGTTACGGCGAGGTCAACTCGCATCAGCAGCACAGCCGTTGGTACGCCCACCAACTCGACCCGAAGTTGCCGAGCCCGCCGGACGGCACGCTCGCCGGAGGCCCCAACTCGAGCATTCAGGACCCCTACGCACAGAGCAAACTGCAGGGCTGCGTCGGCCAGTTCTGCTACATCGACGACATCCAGTCCTGGTCGACGAACGAGCACACGATCAACTGGAACGCGGCCCTGGCCAGGATGGCGTCCTTCGTCGCCGACCAGGGATAG
- a CDS encoding glycoside hydrolase family 2 TIM barrel-domain containing protein — protein MTVTRRSVLVAGTSAPAAGALLGTAADARAAAGRAGRRTVPLRDGWRFALVNAGGITDPTGAYADAPDPAYDDSTWRAVAVPHDWSIELAPTTDHGTTSGTGFFPGGLGWYRLAFTLPPALAGKRISVEFDGVYMDSYVYCNGTELGRHPYGYTGFTFDLTDLLHTDGTTENVLAVKVQNRLPSSRWYSGSGIYREARLVVTEPVHVERWGTYVTTPEITEDRAVVQVRTSVVNASGAAAEVEVVSRVVDPRGRTVARTSSTVTVTDRSSETHELTVPEPKLWDVAAPHRYTLKTELRVDGTTVDTHRTTFGIRSFRFDPDEGFQLNGAHHKIKGVDLHHDLGALGAAVSIDAIRRQMTIMKSMGVNAFRTSHNPPSPEMIQVCEELGIVMMVEAFDCWRSPKTRYDYGRFFEEWADKDITEMVRAARNSPAVLMWSIGNEISEFTSTAGLTIADRLIAAVKASDDTRPVVIGSHRHRSVPAPGTPGDLILAKLDGLGLNYNTAASVDALHARYPHLFLFESESSSETSTRGAYQEPERLNTGENHTPGRRAVSSYDNNLASWTMSGEYGLKKDRDRKWFAGEFLWSGIDYVGEPTPYDVFPVKASFFGAVDTAGFPKDMYHLFRSQWTSEPMVHLLPTTWNHEPGDTVEVWAYANVDTVELFLNGMSLGTRRFDTKRTVDGRAYLETTEATGDDKTVTAGAWPGSYTSPTGSAGKLHLTWHVPYEPGELKAVARRGGRVVATDVLRTAGPAHTVRLTADRKSLAADGRSLCFVTADVVDARGVVVPGAEHLLAFEVDGGSLAGLDNGREESAERYQASTRTAFHGKALAIVRAGTAAGRLKVTARAAGLRTGTLTVRTTAARDEALTPATLFAPDLGPATPVYPLADASYSGRPDSLPAAMLDGTPATGWSNAFYKAPTALLPAFSGARAEDWISVDWGRARDFTRIEVSFTVDATHSLPASVAVSVWDGDRHVPVPDATVQWADTSDTPTAITFAAVQGTGVRLDLTSRYPGEERGAVRISRLEAPAG, from the coding sequence ATGACGGTCACGCGCAGATCGGTGCTGGTCGCCGGTACGTCCGCCCCCGCGGCCGGAGCTCTGCTGGGCACCGCGGCCGACGCGCGGGCCGCCGCGGGCCGGGCCGGCCGCCGAACCGTGCCGCTGCGGGACGGCTGGCGCTTCGCGCTGGTCAACGCGGGCGGGATCACCGACCCGACGGGCGCGTACGCCGACGCCCCCGATCCCGCCTACGACGACTCGACGTGGCGAGCCGTCGCGGTGCCGCACGACTGGAGCATCGAACTCGCCCCCACCACCGACCACGGCACCACCAGTGGCACCGGGTTCTTCCCCGGCGGCCTCGGCTGGTACCGCCTCGCCTTCACCCTCCCGCCCGCGCTCGCCGGCAAGCGGATCTCGGTCGAGTTCGACGGCGTCTACATGGACTCGTACGTCTACTGCAACGGCACGGAGCTCGGCCGCCACCCCTACGGATACACCGGATTCACCTTCGACCTCACCGATCTGCTCCACACCGACGGCACCACCGAGAACGTGCTCGCGGTCAAGGTGCAGAACCGCCTGCCCAGCAGCCGCTGGTACTCGGGCAGCGGCATCTACCGCGAGGCCCGCCTGGTCGTCACCGAACCGGTCCACGTGGAGCGCTGGGGTACGTATGTCACCACGCCGGAGATCACCGAGGACCGGGCCGTCGTCCAGGTGCGGACCTCGGTCGTGAACGCGTCGGGCGCCGCCGCCGAGGTCGAGGTCGTCTCCCGGGTGGTCGACCCCCGCGGCCGTACCGTCGCCCGCACGTCCTCCACGGTCACCGTCACCGACCGGTCGAGCGAGACCCATGAACTCACGGTGCCCGAACCGAAACTGTGGGACGTCGCGGCCCCGCACCGCTACACCCTGAAGACCGAACTGCGCGTCGACGGCACCACCGTGGACACCCATCGCACGACCTTCGGCATCCGGAGCTTCCGCTTCGACCCGGACGAGGGTTTCCAGCTCAACGGCGCGCATCACAAGATCAAGGGGGTCGACCTCCACCACGACCTGGGCGCCCTCGGGGCAGCCGTCAGCATCGACGCGATCCGCCGGCAGATGACCATCATGAAGTCGATGGGCGTCAACGCCTTCCGCACCTCCCACAACCCGCCCTCGCCGGAGATGATCCAGGTCTGCGAGGAACTGGGCATCGTGATGATGGTGGAGGCCTTCGACTGCTGGCGCAGCCCCAAGACGCGCTACGACTACGGCCGGTTCTTCGAGGAGTGGGCGGACAAGGACATCACGGAGATGGTGCGGGCCGCCCGCAACTCGCCCGCCGTCCTCATGTGGTCCATCGGCAACGAGATCTCCGAGTTCACCTCCACCGCCGGCCTCACCATCGCGGACCGGCTCATCGCCGCCGTCAAGGCGTCCGACGACACCCGCCCGGTCGTCATCGGCTCCCACCGCCACCGCAGCGTGCCGGCCCCCGGCACCCCCGGCGACCTGATCCTCGCCAAGCTCGACGGCCTCGGCCTCAACTACAACACCGCGGCCTCCGTGGACGCCTTGCACGCCCGCTACCCCCACCTGTTCCTGTTCGAGTCGGAGTCCTCGTCGGAGACCTCCACCCGGGGCGCCTACCAGGAGCCGGAACGCCTCAACACCGGCGAGAACCACACGCCGGGCAGGCGCGCGGTCTCGTCGTACGACAACAACCTCGCCTCCTGGACGATGAGCGGCGAGTACGGCCTGAAGAAGGACCGGGACCGGAAGTGGTTCGCGGGCGAGTTCCTCTGGTCGGGCATCGACTACGTCGGCGAGCCGACCCCGTACGACGTGTTCCCGGTCAAGGCGTCCTTCTTCGGCGCGGTCGACACCGCCGGTTTCCCCAAGGACATGTACCACCTGTTCCGCAGCCAGTGGACGAGCGAGCCCATGGTCCATCTGCTCCCGACGACCTGGAACCACGAACCGGGCGACACGGTCGAGGTCTGGGCTTACGCGAACGTCGACACGGTGGAACTGTTCCTCAACGGAATGTCCCTAGGCACAAGGCGGTTCGACACGAAGAGGACGGTCGACGGCCGCGCCTACCTGGAGACCACCGAGGCCACCGGCGACGACAAGACCGTCACCGCCGGTGCCTGGCCCGGCAGTTACACCAGCCCGACCGGCAGCGCCGGCAAACTTCATCTGACCTGGCATGTGCCCTACGAGCCGGGCGAGTTGAAGGCGGTGGCCCGGCGAGGCGGCCGGGTCGTGGCGACGGACGTCCTGCGGACGGCGGGGCCGGCACACACGGTACGCCTCACCGCGGACCGCAAGTCCCTCGCCGCCGACGGCCGTTCGCTGTGCTTCGTGACCGCCGACGTGGTCGACGCCCGGGGTGTGGTGGTGCCCGGCGCCGAGCATCTGCTCGCTTTCGAGGTCGACGGCGGCTCGCTGGCCGGACTCGACAACGGGCGCGAGGAGAGTGCCGAGCGCTATCAGGCGAGCACCCGAACCGCCTTCCACGGCAAGGCGCTTGCCATCGTCCGGGCGGGCACGGCGGCCGGGCGGCTGAAGGTCACGGCTCGCGCGGCCGGGCTGCGCACGGGAACGCTCACCGTCCGTACGACGGCCGCACGCGACGAGGCGCTGACGCCGGCCACGCTCTTCGCACCCGACCTGGGCCCGGCGACCCCCGTCTACCCTCTGGCGGACGCCAGTTACTCCGGCCGCCCGGACAGTCTGCCCGCCGCGATGCTGGACGGCACGCCGGCCACCGGCTGGTCCAACGCGTTCTACAAGGCACCGACCGCGCTGCTGCCCGCGTTCAGCGGGGCCCGCGCCGAGGACTGGATCAGCGTCGACTGGGGCAGGGCCCGCGACTTCACGCGGATCGAGGTCTCCTTCACGGTGGACGCGACGCACAGCCTGCCCGCGTCGGTCGCGGTGTCCGTGTGGGACGGCGACCGCCATGTGCCGGTGCCGGACGCGACCGTCCAGTGGGCCGACACCTCCGACACACCCACGGCGATCACTTTCGCGGCGGTACAAGGCACGGGGGTGCGGCTGGACTTGACGAGCCGTTACCCGGGGGAGGAGCGGGGCGCGGTGCGGATCAGTCGCCTGGAGGCGCCGGCGGGCTGA
- a CDS encoding SpoIIE family protein phosphatase — MSPVYPFDDAATARAVVDERGALTGWNEGARQLLGWSAAEILGRPAASLLVADGSAGPDRPAEDLWHGTLALRHRDGRTVSAWLLAHHRPTPDGGGGDWLVVTPLANGARPAADDPLMRAALAQAPCATAVYDDQLRLHGVNHAMAAVIGLPPTRIRGLRIAEIGGRERSSELELHMLDVLTSGRAKDVQTYLRTGGEDHAHAWLARIAPLRDAEGRVRGVCLAAHDFTDQYLARERLQLVNEASVRIGTTLDVTRTAQELADVCVPALADFVSVDLLDPPQHGGDHRPAELTAPLSLRRAAHRSIMPGSPEAVTKVGQLDRYPVSSPQADSLLAARTIVATLPSAAVEQWLAWDKARLDRVRELGIHSSMSVPITARGTTLGVAVLTRYRRPDPFTADDALLAEEVTARAAVCIDNARRFSRERETALALQRSLLPRTLPRTAALEAASRYLPAARAGVGGDWFDVIPLSGMRVAMVVGDVVGHGIQASATMGRLRTAVRTLADIDLAPDELLTHLDDLVVRLSAEAGGDGNPGEVGATCLYAVYDPVSRRCTLARAGHPPPVILTPGGTPRQVRLPAGPPLGLGGLPFESTELDLAEGTVLAFYTDGLIESRERDIDAGHRMLCDALAAYADSLDETCDRILHTLLPPGGAADDVALLLARTQGLPASRVTTWDIPSDPALVGPIRKQVGEQLDVWDLSEASFTTELVVSELVTNAIRYGSHPIRLRLIHDAATLICEVSDSSHTAPHLRRARTFDEGGRGLLLVAQLTERWGSRHTPDGKTIWAELSLTGEM; from the coding sequence ATGAGCCCGGTGTACCCGTTCGACGATGCCGCCACGGCGCGGGCCGTCGTCGACGAGCGGGGCGCACTGACCGGCTGGAACGAGGGCGCTCGACAACTGCTGGGCTGGTCGGCGGCCGAGATACTGGGCCGTCCCGCCGCTTCCCTCCTGGTCGCCGACGGCTCGGCCGGGCCCGACCGGCCGGCGGAGGACCTCTGGCACGGCACTCTCGCCCTGCGTCACCGCGACGGCCGGACGGTGTCCGCCTGGCTTCTCGCCCACCACCGGCCGACCCCGGACGGCGGCGGAGGCGACTGGCTCGTCGTCACCCCCCTGGCGAACGGTGCCCGGCCCGCGGCCGACGACCCGCTGATGCGGGCCGCGCTCGCCCAGGCGCCGTGTGCGACCGCCGTCTACGACGACCAGCTGCGGCTGCACGGTGTCAACCACGCCATGGCCGCTGTCATCGGGCTGCCGCCGACGCGCATCCGGGGGCTCAGAATCGCCGAGATAGGGGGCCGGGAGCGCAGCTCGGAGCTGGAGCTGCACATGCTCGACGTGCTGACCAGCGGCCGGGCGAAGGACGTCCAGACCTATCTGCGCACCGGCGGCGAGGATCACGCCCACGCCTGGCTGGCCAGAATCGCGCCCCTCAGGGACGCCGAGGGCCGGGTGCGGGGGGTCTGTCTCGCGGCCCACGACTTCACCGACCAGTACCTCGCCCGGGAGCGCCTCCAGCTGGTCAACGAGGCGAGCGTACGCATCGGCACCACCCTCGATGTCACCCGGACGGCGCAGGAGCTGGCGGACGTCTGCGTCCCGGCGCTCGCCGACTTCGTCAGCGTCGATCTGCTGGACCCGCCGCAGCACGGCGGCGACCACCGCCCGGCCGAACTGACGGCGCCCCTCAGCCTGCGCCGGGCCGCCCACCGGTCGATCATGCCGGGCAGCCCCGAAGCGGTGACCAAGGTGGGCCAACTGGACCGGTACCCCGTCTCCTCGCCCCAGGCCGACTCCCTCCTGGCGGCCCGCACCATCGTGGCGACCCTGCCCTCCGCCGCCGTCGAACAGTGGCTGGCCTGGGACAAGGCCCGCCTCGACCGGGTCAGGGAGCTCGGTATCCACTCCTCGATGTCCGTGCCGATCACGGCGCGCGGTACGACCCTCGGTGTCGCCGTACTGACCCGGTACCGACGGCCCGACCCGTTCACGGCCGACGACGCGCTGCTCGCCGAGGAGGTGACCGCCCGGGCCGCCGTCTGTATCGACAACGCCCGCCGGTTCTCCCGCGAACGTGAGACCGCTCTCGCCCTGCAACGCAGCCTGCTCCCCCGGACGCTGCCGCGCACCGCCGCCCTGGAAGCCGCCTCGCGTTACCTTCCGGCCGCACGGGCCGGGGTGGGCGGCGACTGGTTCGACGTGATCCCGCTGTCGGGGATGCGGGTCGCGATGGTCGTCGGGGACGTGGTCGGCCACGGCATCCAGGCCTCCGCCACGATGGGCCGGCTGCGTACCGCCGTGCGCACGCTCGCCGACATCGACCTCGCCCCGGACGAACTGCTCACCCACCTCGACGATCTCGTCGTACGGCTGTCCGCCGAGGCCGGCGGCGACGGCAACCCGGGCGAGGTCGGGGCGACCTGTCTGTACGCGGTCTACGACCCGGTGTCACGTCGCTGCACGCTGGCCCGCGCCGGGCATCCTCCGCCGGTCATCCTCACCCCGGGCGGCACTCCCCGGCAGGTGCGGCTGCCCGCCGGACCGCCGCTGGGTCTGGGCGGGCTGCCGTTCGAGTCCACGGAACTGGATCTGGCCGAGGGCACGGTCCTCGCCTTCTACACCGACGGGCTGATCGAGAGCCGCGAGCGGGATATCGACGCCGGCCACCGGATGCTGTGCGACGCGCTGGCGGCGTACGCGGACTCGCTCGACGAGACGTGCGACCGCATCCTGCACACCCTGCTCCCGCCGGGCGGCGCGGCGGACGACGTGGCACTGCTGCTGGCCCGCACCCAGGGCCTGCCCGCCTCCCGTGTCACGACGTGGGACATTCCGTCCGACCCGGCGCTCGTCGGGCCGATCCGCAAGCAGGTCGGCGAGCAGCTCGACGTGTGGGATCTGAGCGAGGCCTCGTTCACCACCGAGCTGGTGGTGAGCGAGCTGGTCACCAACGCGATCCGCTACGGCTCGCACCCCATCCGGCTGCGGCTCATCCATGACGCGGCCACCCTGATCTGCGAGGTCTCCGACAGCAGCCACACCGCCCCGCATCTGCGGCGCGCCAGGACCTTCGACGAGGGTGGCCGCGGTCTGCTGCTGGTCGCCCAGCTCACCGAGCGGTGGGGCAGCCGCCATACACCCGACGGCAAGACCATCTGGGCCGAGTTGTCCCTGACGGGCGAGATGTGA
- a CDS encoding arsenic transporter yields the protein MNAPSAEALSVVLLIAVLASAVVRPFGLPEAVVAVPAAGLVVLTGAISPEHAWEEAERLGPVVGFLAAVLVLAHFCDVEGLFRACGAWMARWARNRPGRLLTSVFVLASAITAVLSLDATIVLLTPVVFATAARTGVRPKPHTYACAHLSNTASLLLPVSNLTNLLAFSASGLSFTRFAALMALPWLVAIGAEYLVFRRFFAADLAGTTPDPSPVDTGTADTPALPLFALVTVACTLAGFVVASALGIDPAWAALAGALVLAGRALIRRQATPVTVLRATAPGFLAFVLALGIVVRAVVDNGLADALGRVLPEGTGVAALLGIAALAAVLANLINNLPAVLVLLPLTATAGPGAVLAVLLGVNIGPNLTYAGSLATLLWRRIVHQHEHYVGIKEFTRLGLISVPAALIPAVVALWGSLLVLGG from the coding sequence CTGAACGCCCCGTCCGCCGAGGCACTGTCCGTCGTCCTGCTCATCGCCGTCCTCGCCAGCGCCGTAGTCCGACCGTTCGGACTGCCGGAGGCGGTCGTGGCGGTCCCCGCCGCCGGGCTCGTGGTCCTCACCGGCGCCATCTCACCGGAGCACGCGTGGGAGGAGGCCGAGCGGCTCGGGCCGGTGGTCGGCTTCCTCGCGGCGGTGCTGGTGCTGGCCCACTTCTGTGATGTCGAGGGGCTCTTCCGGGCCTGCGGCGCGTGGATGGCCCGCTGGGCGAGGAACCGGCCGGGCCGGCTGCTGACCTCGGTGTTCGTGCTCGCCTCGGCGATCACGGCCGTACTGAGCCTGGACGCGACCATCGTGCTGCTCACGCCGGTGGTGTTCGCCACGGCCGCCCGGACGGGGGTCAGGCCCAAGCCGCACACCTACGCCTGCGCGCATCTGTCGAACACGGCGTCGCTGCTGCTGCCGGTCTCCAACCTCACCAACCTGCTGGCGTTCAGCGCGAGCGGTCTGAGCTTCACCCGGTTCGCCGCGCTGATGGCGCTGCCCTGGCTGGTCGCGATCGGCGCCGAGTACCTGGTGTTCCGGCGCTTCTTCGCCGCCGACCTGGCCGGGACGACGCCGGACCCGTCACCCGTGGACACGGGCACGGCGGACACGCCCGCGCTTCCGCTGTTCGCCCTCGTCACCGTGGCGTGCACACTGGCCGGGTTCGTCGTGGCCTCCGCGCTGGGCATCGATCCCGCGTGGGCCGCGCTCGCGGGTGCGCTCGTGCTCGCCGGACGCGCGCTGATACGACGGCAGGCCACCCCGGTGACGGTGCTGCGGGCCACGGCGCCCGGCTTCCTCGCGTTCGTGCTGGCGCTGGGCATCGTCGTCCGCGCGGTCGTGGACAACGGGCTCGCGGACGCGCTCGGCCGGGTGCTGCCCGAGGGGACGGGAGTGGCCGCGCTGCTCGGGATCGCCGCGCTGGCCGCCGTACTCGCCAATCTGATCAACAACCTGCCCGCGGTGCTCGTGCTGCTGCCGCTGACCGCCACGGCCGGTCCCGGTGCGGTGCTCGCTGTGCTGCTCGGAGTGAACATCGGTCCGAACCTGACGTACGCCGGATCACTGGCGACCCTGCTGTGGCGGCGCATCGTGCACCAGCACGAACACTACGTCGGGATCAAGGAGTTCACCCGGCTCGGACTGATCTCCGTGCCGGCCGCGCTGATCCCGGCCGTGGTGGCGTTGTGGGGTTCGCTTCTCGTCCTCGGGGGCTGA